The following proteins are co-located in the Desulfoscipio sp. XC116 genome:
- the aspS gene encoding aspartate--tRNA ligase, whose amino-acid sequence MSESMQGMKRSHYCGELTAGDNDRAVTLMGWVNTRRDHGGLIFVDLRDRTGLVQVVFSPDINSASFEKAEGVRSEYVLAVTGRVSMRPEGTVNPNLATGEIEVLVDELRVLNRAKTPPFYIEDGVDVDENLRLRYRYLDLRRPEMQHAMQMRHRAAKAARDFLDEHGFWEIETPMLTRSTPEGARDFLVPSRLNPGRFYALPQSPQLFKQILMVSGMDRYFQIVRCFRDEDLRADRQPEFTQIDLEMSFVDVEDVLLLMEEMVARLCREMIGLDVPTPFTRLTYQEAMDRFGSDKPDTRFGMELIDITDIASGCGFKVFTSAVENGGRVRGINAAGCGGYSRKDIDDLTKFAAIYRARGLAYFIVTAGGVKSPIAKFFNEREIATVLDRFNAREGDLLLFVADQPDVVAAALGALRVHLAEKLDIIPQDKFNFLWVTDFPLLEYDDEEKRWVAMHHPFTSPREEDIPLLQSDPGRVRARAYDIVLNGIEVGGGSIRIHRRDVQEMMFDAIGHTKEEAHEKFFYMLEAFEYGTPPHGGIAFGFDRLVMLLTGKKTIRDVIPFPKTQSATDLMTLAPGAVDDRQLRELHIKSTVKKATDKK is encoded by the coding sequence ATGTCTGAATCTATGCAGGGCATGAAACGCAGCCATTATTGCGGGGAATTAACCGCCGGAGACAATGACAGGGCGGTTACCCTGATGGGTTGGGTAAATACCCGTCGTGACCACGGCGGTTTAATTTTTGTTGATTTACGTGACCGCACCGGGCTGGTACAAGTGGTATTCAGTCCCGATATTAACAGTGCGTCCTTTGAAAAGGCGGAGGGCGTGCGCAGTGAATATGTGCTGGCGGTTACCGGGCGGGTATCCATGAGGCCCGAGGGAACGGTCAACCCCAATTTAGCCACCGGGGAAATTGAAGTGCTGGTGGATGAGCTGCGCGTACTAAACCGGGCTAAAACACCGCCGTTTTATATTGAGGACGGCGTGGATGTGGATGAGAACTTGCGCTTACGCTATCGTTATTTGGATTTGCGCCGGCCGGAAATGCAGCATGCCATGCAGATGCGTCACCGAGCCGCCAAGGCGGCACGTGATTTTCTGGATGAGCATGGCTTTTGGGAAATTGAAACACCCATGCTGACCCGCAGCACCCCCGAGGGAGCCAGGGACTTTTTGGTGCCCAGTCGCTTGAATCCCGGCCGTTTTTACGCTTTGCCCCAATCTCCCCAGTTATTCAAACAAATTTTAATGGTATCGGGGATGGATCGGTATTTTCAGATTGTGCGCTGCTTCAGGGATGAAGACTTGCGGGCCGACCGGCAGCCTGAATTCACTCAGATAGATCTGGAAATGTCCTTCGTGGATGTTGAAGATGTGCTTTTACTGATGGAAGAGATGGTTGCCAGGCTGTGCCGTGAAATGATAGGACTTGATGTACCTACGCCGTTTACGCGCTTGACCTATCAGGAAGCCATGGATCGTTTTGGCTCGGACAAGCCCGATACCCGGTTTGGTATGGAATTGATAGATATCACCGATATAGCTTCGGGCTGTGGATTTAAGGTATTCACCTCGGCGGTGGAAAACGGCGGGCGGGTGCGGGGTATTAATGCCGCCGGCTGCGGCGGGTACAGCCGCAAGGATATTGATGATCTTACCAAATTTGCCGCCATTTACCGTGCCCGCGGGCTGGCCTATTTTATTGTCACTGCTGGTGGAGTTAAGTCGCCCATTGCCAAATTTTTTAATGAGCGGGAAATTGCCACTGTTTTAGACCGTTTCAACGCACGGGAAGGTGATTTATTGTTATTTGTAGCTGATCAACCGGATGTGGTGGCGGCTGCCCTGGGAGCGCTCCGCGTACATTTGGCCGAGAAGCTGGATATAATACCGCAAGATAAGTTTAACTTCCTGTGGGTTACTGATTTTCCCCTGCTGGAATACGACGATGAGGAAAAACGTTGGGTGGCTATGCATCATCCGTTTACTTCGCCGCGGGAGGAGGATATCCCCTTATTGCAGAGCGACCCGGGCCGGGTGCGGGCGCGGGCCTATGATATAGTGTTAAACGGTATTGAAGTGGGCGGCGGCAGCATTAGGATTCACCGTCGGGATGTGCAGGAAATGATGTTTGACGCCATTGGGCACACCAAGGAAGAGGCTCACGAAAAATTCTTTTACATGCTGGAGGCCTTTGAGTACGGGACCCCGCCTCATGGAGGCATAGCTTTCGGGTTTGACCGCCTGGTCATGCTGTTGACCGGGAAGAAGACTATTCGTGATGTCATACCGTTCCCCAAAACCCAAAGTGCCACTGATTTAATGACCCTGGCTCCCGGAGCGGTGGATGATCGCCAGCTTAGGGAACTGCACATTAAAAGCACGGTTAAAAAAGCAACCGACAAAAAATAA
- a CDS encoding DUF896 domain-containing protein has translation MITMELVERINYLARKKRYEGLTDEEKNEQQKLRSQYLDGIRQQIVDAMEGAGYTKKHDTRCGCHNCKQHQ, from the coding sequence ATGATTACCATGGAATTAGTGGAAAGAATTAATTATCTGGCCCGCAAAAAACGCTATGAAGGGCTGACCGATGAGGAAAAGAATGAACAGCAAAAGCTGCGCAGTCAATATTTGGACGGTATCCGACAGCAGATAGTTGACGCCATGGAAGGGGCCGGGTATACAAAAAAACACGACACCCGATGCGGGTGCCATAACTGTAAGCAACACCAGTAA
- a CDS encoding MBL fold metallo-hydrolase: MIFERIEVGPLATNCYIIGCSETGIGAVIDPGDEGEIILDKLKNLQLQCKYIILTHGHVDHIGALDEVHAATGAEVLMHAGDAERLANPARYSVLPVDSLKLPGADRLLKDGDKIQVGGIILEVLHTPGHTPGGICLKTGNILMTGDTLFACSVGRTDLPEGSHQALISSIKNKLLDFADETKVYPGHGPASTIGAEKRFNPFL; the protein is encoded by the coding sequence TTGATTTTTGAACGAATCGAAGTAGGCCCCTTAGCCACGAATTGTTACATAATTGGTTGCTCTGAAACCGGGATTGGAGCGGTAATAGACCCCGGCGACGAAGGCGAAATTATTCTGGACAAACTAAAAAACTTGCAATTACAATGCAAATACATCATTCTCACCCACGGCCACGTTGACCATATCGGCGCACTGGATGAAGTGCATGCGGCCACCGGTGCCGAGGTGCTCATGCATGCCGGTGACGCTGAAAGGCTGGCCAACCCGGCCCGGTATTCGGTTTTGCCCGTGGATTCCCTGAAACTTCCGGGAGCGGACCGGCTGCTGAAAGACGGGGACAAAATACAGGTAGGCGGTATTATCTTGGAAGTACTGCACACGCCCGGTCATACTCCCGGTGGCATTTGCCTCAAGACCGGCAATATATTAATGACGGGGGATACTCTTTTTGCCTGCTCGGTAGGGCGTACCGATCTGCCGGAGGGCAGTCACCAAGCATTGATCAGTTCCATAAAAAACAAGCTATTGGACTTCGCCGATGAGACCAAGGTTTATCCCGGCCACGGTCCTGCCTCAACCATTGGCGCTGAAAAAAGATTTAACCCGTTTCTATAA
- a CDS encoding replication-associated recombination protein A has product MSALFLMGGKIVEDMFQQAARRHMSRSAPLAVRMRPCTLDEFEEQSSLVGTGRPLRQLIKNDGLQSLIFFGPPGTGKTTLAHIIASMTSAHFEKINAVMAGVADIRKVVDQARDRLGMYRRRTVLFIDEIHRFNKAQQDALLPFVEDGTVILIGSTTENPMFAVNRPLLSRSLLYRLEPLSAKGLAGIVRRALADEERGLGSYRVDLPDDVLQKIIIFANGDARAALNVLEMSVLTTPPGEDGRRRITSEVVQGVCQNRIIQFNRADEHYDVTSAFIKSMRGSDPQAALYWLARLLHAGDNPVFIARRIMIQAAEDVGLADPQALVVAAAAAQAVERIGMPEARIILAEAALYMAMAPKSNAAYLGIEAALKAVRQEKVEPVPPHLRDTSYSGAEKLGHGRTYMYPHDYDGHWIEQQYLPDNMLNAQFYRPSGQEREKALWQRLQNVKKER; this is encoded by the coding sequence ATGAGCGCGCTTTTCTTGATGGGGGGTAAAATTGTGGAAGATATGTTCCAACAAGCCGCGCGTCGTCACATGAGCCGCTCGGCACCGCTGGCCGTGCGCATGCGGCCTTGCACGCTGGATGAGTTCGAGGAACAAAGCAGTCTGGTGGGCACGGGGCGCCCGTTAAGGCAATTGATTAAAAATGATGGTTTACAATCATTGATATTTTTCGGTCCGCCCGGTACCGGTAAAACTACTTTAGCACATATTATTGCCAGTATGACCAGTGCGCATTTCGAAAAAATTAACGCTGTCATGGCCGGGGTGGCGGACATACGCAAGGTAGTTGATCAGGCCCGGGACCGCCTGGGCATGTACAGGCGGCGTACCGTGCTTTTTATTGATGAAATTCACCGCTTCAACAAGGCTCAGCAGGATGCGTTGCTGCCCTTCGTGGAGGATGGCACGGTTATACTCATCGGTTCAACTACCGAAAATCCCATGTTCGCGGTTAATCGTCCGCTGCTTTCCCGGTCCTTGCTTTACCGGCTGGAACCGCTTTCCGCCAAAGGGCTGGCCGGCATTGTGCGCCGGGCACTGGCGGATGAAGAACGGGGTTTGGGCAGCTACCGGGTGGATCTGCCCGATGATGTTCTGCAAAAGATAATCATCTTTGCCAACGGTGACGCCCGGGCCGCACTGAATGTGCTGGAAATGAGCGTGTTAACCACTCCGCCCGGCGAAGACGGCCGTAGGCGAATAACAAGTGAAGTGGTACAGGGTGTTTGTCAAAACCGGATTATCCAGTTTAACCGGGCGGATGAGCATTATGATGTTACCTCCGCGTTTATTAAAAGCATGCGGGGGTCAGACCCCCAGGCTGCTTTGTATTGGCTGGCCCGGCTGCTGCATGCGGGTGACAACCCGGTTTTCATTGCCCGCCGCATTATGATTCAGGCCGCGGAGGATGTAGGCCTGGCCGACCCCCAGGCGTTGGTGGTGGCTGCCGCGGCGGCTCAGGCGGTGGAGCGTATCGGTATGCCGGAAGCGCGGATAATTCTTGCCGAGGCCGCCTTGTATATGGCCATGGCACCCAAAAGCAACGCCGCCTATTTGGGTATCGAAGCGGCGCTTAAGGCGGTGCGCCAGGAAAAAGTTGAGCCGGTTCCCCCGCACTTGCGGGATACCAGTTACAGCGGAGCTGAGAAATTGGGCCACGGGCGGACTTATATGTACCCGCATGATTACGACGGGCATTGGATCGAACAGCAGTATTTGCCTGACAATATGCTTAACGCACAATTTTACCGGCCATCCGGGCAGGAGCGGGAAAAGGCATTGTGGCAGCGGCTGCAGAATGTCAAGAAGGAACGGTAA
- the trxA gene encoding thioredoxin, translating to MKLKDTENKDKGEMPVASDKISILGEANFQDFISNAKTPVLVDFWAEWCGPCKMIAPVVEEIAAEYEGKVQVAKLNVDESKSIPSSFSVVSIPTLIVFKGGNEVERIVGFRTKKELQSILDKHI from the coding sequence TTGAAGCTTAAAGATACAGAGAATAAAGATAAAGGAGAGATGCCAGTGGCCAGTGACAAAATTAGCATTCTGGGGGAAGCTAATTTTCAGGACTTTATCAGCAATGCCAAAACGCCCGTATTGGTGGATTTTTGGGCCGAGTGGTGCGGACCTTGCAAAATGATTGCCCCTGTAGTTGAAGAAATAGCGGCAGAATACGAGGGCAAGGTGCAGGTAGCTAAGTTGAATGTCGATGAAAGCAAGTCCATTCCCTCCAGTTTCAGCGTAGTGAGCATACCCACCTTAATTGTTTTCAAGGGTGGCAACGAAGTGGAAAGAATTGTTGGATTTAGGACTAAAAAAGAATTACAGTCTATACTTGATAAGCATATATAA
- a CDS encoding Rrf2 family transcriptional regulator yields the protein MRLSTRGHYGLKAMFDLAEHFGTEPTPLKTVAERQNISDNYLEQLIAILRKAGLVKSVRGSQGGYILARNPDSITVGDIIRAMEGPIAPVDCVSEVEPTECDQAEFCITRVVWTRVRDKLAEVMDSISLADMLRDAEIISNKAHKT from the coding sequence TTGCGCCTATCCACACGAGGGCATTACGGGCTGAAGGCTATGTTTGATCTGGCAGAGCATTTTGGAACCGAACCCACCCCGCTGAAAACGGTGGCCGAGCGTCAAAATATATCCGACAATTACCTGGAACAGCTAATAGCTATTTTACGAAAGGCCGGCCTGGTAAAAAGTGTGCGCGGGTCTCAGGGCGGTTACATTCTGGCTCGGAACCCGGACAGCATAACAGTGGGTGATATTATAAGAGCCATGGAGGGACCCATTGCACCGGTGGATTGCGTCAGTGAAGTGGAGCCGACAGAATGCGATCAGGCGGAATTTTGCATTACCAGGGTAGTATGGACCCGGGTGCGGGACAAGCTGGCCGAGGTAATGGATTCCATCAGTCTGGCTGACATGTTGCGTGATGCCGAAATTATAAGTAATAAAGCGCATAAGACATGA
- a CDS encoding AMP-binding protein, with product MGKPKVIDALPGNHNLRDYELTYSTFSFTEQAREFYGDAVGVNIAYRVLDDNIARGLGDRVALYYDADDGQESYTFNQLNEQVNRFANTLDKYGLQRGDRLGLFLPRSPELYISFLGAAKRGVIVVPLFEAFMEDAVRERLQGSGARALVTTADLLPRVPRQHLPELRTVFVTRGAVADKDSVLDWHNEVAAAPSAAQCRWLTREDPLFILYAAGADGRPKGLVHVHDIMLGLWNTAAWVHDLKEGDVYWCTADPGWITGIAYGFIAPWLHGVPVLVKGGRFDAAGWCRALEKYKVSVWYSAPTAWRMIIAAGRAVYGQYDLSSVRHLLSVGEPLTGDVMQWCMDTFGIPVYDTWWMSETGMNMICSLRCLDIKMGSIGRPVPGVKAAVVDDAGRELPPYQVGNLAVHRGWPAMARDVWGDRAKYEDYFKLAPWFISGDAAYKDEDGYFYFQGRVDGVINTAGERVGPWEVEEKLREHPAVQDAGVAGKPDKIRGEIIKAYIVLRPGCRWSEQLGEELRVFVKNGLAAHAAPREFAVKTVIPQTPDGRVDRKALRGWVLDLGG from the coding sequence ATGGGTAAGCCAAAAGTAATTGATGCTTTGCCGGGTAACCATAATTTGCGGGACTATGAGCTAACTTATAGCACCTTTAGCTTTACAGAACAGGCCCGGGAATTTTACGGGGATGCTGTCGGTGTGAATATTGCCTACCGGGTGCTGGACGACAATATCGCTCGCGGACTGGGCGATCGGGTGGCGCTTTACTACGATGCGGATGACGGGCAGGAAAGCTATACGTTTAATCAGTTAAACGAGCAGGTCAACCGGTTCGCCAACACTTTGGACAAGTACGGCTTGCAGCGGGGTGATCGGCTGGGTTTGTTTTTGCCACGCAGTCCGGAGCTGTATATCAGTTTTCTGGGAGCTGCCAAAAGAGGGGTTATTGTGGTGCCTCTTTTTGAGGCGTTTATGGAGGACGCAGTGCGGGAACGGCTGCAGGGCAGCGGTGCCCGGGCGCTGGTGACCACTGCTGATTTGCTGCCCCGGGTTCCTCGGCAGCATTTGCCCGAGCTGCGGACAGTTTTTGTCACCCGGGGTGCGGTGGCAGACAAGGATAGCGTTTTGGATTGGCACAACGAAGTGGCTGCTGCACCTTCCGCAGCTCAGTGCCGCTGGCTAACCAGGGAGGATCCTCTGTTTATACTGTACGCCGCCGGTGCGGACGGGCGTCCCAAGGGCCTGGTACATGTGCACGATATCATGCTGGGCTTGTGGAATACCGCCGCCTGGGTGCATGATTTAAAAGAAGGCGACGTGTACTGGTGCACCGCCGACCCCGGCTGGATCACGGGCATTGCTTATGGTTTTATAGCACCCTGGCTGCATGGTGTGCCGGTGCTGGTTAAAGGCGGGCGCTTTGATGCGGCCGGCTGGTGCCGGGCGCTGGAAAAATATAAGGTGAGTGTATGGTACAGTGCGCCGACTGCCTGGCGGATGATTATCGCCGCAGGCCGGGCGGTTTACGGGCAGTATGACCTGAGCAGCGTGCGGCACTTGCTTAGCGTGGGTGAGCCGCTTACCGGAGATGTAATGCAGTGGTGTATGGATACCTTTGGTATTCCTGTTTATGATACCTGGTGGATGAGCGAGACGGGAATGAATATGATTTGCAGCCTGCGCTGCCTGGATATCAAGATGGGTTCCATTGGCCGGCCCGTGCCCGGTGTAAAGGCTGCGGTGGTGGATGATGCCGGCAGGGAGCTGCCGCCTTACCAGGTGGGCAATCTGGCCGTACACCGGGGTTGGCCCGCTATGGCCCGGGACGTATGGGGAGACCGGGCGAAATACGAAGACTACTTTAAACTGGCCCCCTGGTTTATTTCAGGAGATGCCGCGTATAAAGACGAGGACGGCTATTTTTATTTCCAGGGCCGGGTAGACGGTGTGATCAACACCGCCGGAGAGCGGGTCGGCCCATGGGAGGTGGAGGAAAAATTACGTGAACACCCGGCTGTTCAAGATGCCGGTGTTGCCGGTAAGCCGGATAAAATAAGGGGCGAAATTATTAAGGCCTATATAGTGTTGCGGCCTGGCTGCCGGTGGTCGGAACAGTTGGGCGAGGAACTGCGCGTTTTTGTCAAAAACGGCCTGGCGGCCCATGCCGCGCCCAGAGAGTTTGCGGTCAAGACAGTCATTCCCCAAACGCCGGACGGCCGGGTGGACCGCAAAGCGTTAAGGGGGTGGGTGCTGGACTTGGGCGGTTGA
- the hisS gene encoding histidine--tRNA ligase, with protein sequence MLTTRPRGTADILPGQTENWQYIENVAARVCREYGYREIRTPIFEHTELFIRGVGESTDIVEKEMYTFRDRGERSITLRPEGTASVVRAYLEDKLHAGPQPVKTYYIGPMFRYDRPQAGRLRQFHQFGIEVFGAQQPAADAEVMALAMDFYGRLGLDDLELHINSLGCPECRAVVREKLQQYFQPVLNELCTNCQDRFTRNPLRILDCKASRCAELAREAPTTADCLCPDCRAHFEKVRQHMQDLGIPYILDKRLVRGLDYYTHTAFEIMAPGIGAQSSIGGGGRYNGLVEACGGPPTPGIGFALGLERILLALEQRGKLPDIKVGPVVFLAAIGDRAIREGFSLLARLRAAGIAADMDYQGRSLKAQMKYAGKMGVRYAVIIGENELQKGSVVLRDMIAGSQREISKDEAIRALHS encoded by the coding sequence ATGTTGACCACACGGCCGCGGGGGACCGCCGATATTCTTCCGGGCCAGACTGAAAATTGGCAGTACATAGAAAATGTGGCGGCCCGGGTGTGCCGGGAGTACGGCTACCGGGAGATTCGCACCCCGATATTTGAACATACGGAGTTATTTATTCGCGGGGTGGGAGAAAGCACTGATATAGTGGAAAAAGAAATGTACACCTTCCGGGACCGGGGTGAGCGAAGTATTACCTTGCGGCCCGAAGGCACGGCATCCGTGGTGCGGGCTTACCTGGAGGATAAACTCCACGCCGGGCCGCAGCCCGTAAAAACCTATTACATAGGGCCCATGTTTAGATATGACCGTCCGCAGGCCGGACGTCTCCGGCAGTTTCACCAGTTTGGGATAGAAGTGTTTGGTGCTCAGCAGCCTGCGGCAGATGCCGAGGTAATGGCTTTGGCCATGGATTTTTATGGCCGGCTGGGACTGGATGACCTGGAACTGCACATAAACAGCCTGGGTTGTCCCGAGTGCCGTGCCGTAGTGCGAGAAAAACTGCAGCAATATTTTCAGCCCGTGCTTAATGAGCTATGCACCAACTGTCAAGACAGGTTTACAAGAAATCCATTGCGTATACTGGATTGTAAGGCGAGCCGCTGCGCCGAGCTGGCCCGGGAGGCGCCCACCACGGCGGATTGCCTATGCCCGGATTGCCGGGCGCATTTTGAAAAAGTGCGGCAGCATATGCAGGACCTTGGCATACCGTATATCCTGGACAAGCGGCTGGTGCGGGGTCTGGATTATTATACCCACACTGCCTTTGAAATAATGGCCCCGGGAATCGGCGCCCAAAGTTCTATCGGCGGGGGCGGACGTTACAACGGCTTGGTGGAAGCATGCGGCGGACCGCCTACGCCGGGTATCGGTTTTGCTCTTGGTTTGGAACGGATTTTGCTAGCCCTGGAACAGCGCGGCAAATTGCCGGACATTAAGGTTGGCCCTGTAGTATTTTTAGCGGCGATAGGGGACCGGGCCATCCGGGAAGGTTTCTCATTGCTGGCTCGTTTACGGGCCGCCGGTATTGCCGCCGATATGGATTACCAGGGGCGCAGTCTCAAGGCTCAGATGAAATACGCCGGTAAAATGGGTGTGCGTTATGCCGTTATTATTGGTGAAAATGAATTGCAAAAAGGCAGTGTCGTTTTGCGTGATATGATAGCGGGCAGCCAGCGGGAAATCTCTAAAGACGAAGCTATCCGGGCATTACATAGCTAG
- a CDS encoding MBL fold metallo-hydrolase, protein MIFEGFGVGPMDANCYIIGCDKTGVGAVVDPGAEGGRILKRLQALKLECKYIILTHGHVDHIAALEEVREATGAEVLMHTQDAGMLTNPAQNLSMFMGAALKLKEAERLLEEGDIIQVGEVAVEVIHTPGHTPGGISLKAGNVLITGDTLFAGSVGRSDFPGGNHNVLINSIKTKLLVFPDGTRVYPGHGPASTIGSEKKHNPFL, encoded by the coding sequence TTGATATTTGAAGGATTCGGGGTCGGCCCCATGGATGCCAATTGCTACATAATTGGCTGTGATAAAACCGGAGTGGGAGCGGTGGTGGACCCCGGTGCCGAGGGCGGGCGTATTTTAAAACGGCTGCAAGCGCTGAAACTTGAATGTAAGTATATTATTCTCACGCACGGGCATGTGGACCATATTGCGGCGCTTGAAGAGGTGCGTGAGGCTACCGGCGCGGAGGTGCTCATGCACACCCAGGATGCCGGTATGCTCACCAACCCGGCGCAAAATCTATCCATGTTCATGGGGGCGGCGCTAAAGTTAAAGGAAGCCGAGCGTCTGTTGGAAGAAGGGGACATAATCCAGGTGGGCGAGGTGGCCGTTGAAGTTATCCATACCCCCGGCCATACCCCGGGCGGTATCTCTCTAAAGGCGGGAAATGTTTTAATCACCGGTGATACCCTGTTCGCCGGGTCGGTGGGGCGTTCCGATTTTCCCGGTGGCAATCACAATGTACTGATCAATTCCATTAAGACTAAGTTGCTGGTATTCCCGGATGGAACCAGGGTCTACCCCGGTCATGGCCCGGCTTCCACTATTGGCAGCGAGAAAAAACACAATCCTTTTTTATAA
- a CDS encoding tRNA threonylcarbamoyladenosine dehydratase, translating to MPRRFARTELLIGSTGLEKLAVCKVAIFGLGGVGSFTAEALARSGVGALLLVDHDTVDITNINRQLHAMSGTVGLAKTKVMEERLRQINPALQLQTRQQRFTPDLASDMLDNRALDFVVDAIDDVDNKAALIAGCVERNLPVISAMGAGNKLDPTSFKIDSIWKTSVCPLARVMRKKMRAAGITADVPVVYSTARPVGVSAAAGVKRAAVQYTSAESSSGSADLKPDVFSSFANVAENFGAGAPVPNAVPAAAAASGTGALLPTANGAQTVVSTGSIAFVPSVAGLIMAAFVTDKLLGLGVFPAV from the coding sequence ATGCCGCGAAGATTTGCCAGGACAGAGCTGCTGATCGGCAGCACGGGACTGGAAAAACTGGCCGTCTGCAAAGTAGCGATATTCGGCCTGGGAGGTGTGGGTTCCTTCACTGCGGAGGCGCTGGCCCGTTCCGGGGTAGGCGCTCTTTTGTTGGTGGATCATGATACCGTTGATATTACCAATATCAATCGCCAGCTGCACGCCATGTCCGGAACGGTTGGCCTGGCTAAGACGAAAGTCATGGAGGAGCGCTTGCGTCAAATTAATCCCGCTTTACAGCTGCAAACCCGTCAGCAAAGATTTACCCCCGATTTGGCTTCCGATATGCTGGATAACCGGGCTCTGGACTTTGTGGTGGACGCCATAGACGATGTGGACAACAAGGCGGCTTTAATTGCCGGGTGCGTCGAACGCAATTTGCCTGTCATTTCCGCAATGGGCGCCGGGAATAAATTAGACCCCACATCGTTTAAAATTGATAGTATATGGAAAACATCGGTTTGTCCCCTGGCCAGAGTAATGCGCAAAAAAATGCGGGCTGCCGGGATTACCGCCGATGTTCCCGTGGTTTATTCCACAGCCCGACCTGTCGGCGTGTCCGCGGCTGCCGGAGTGAAGCGTGCTGCTGTGCAGTATACTTCTGCGGAGAGTTCTTCCGGGTCTGCGGACCTCAAGCCGGATGTATTTTCGTCTTTCGCCAATGTAGCGGAGAATTTCGGAGCGGGTGCGCCGGTTCCGAACGCTGTACCGGCGGCAGCGGCAGCCTCCGGAACAGGTGCGTTGCTGCCGACCGCCAACGGCGCTCAAACTGTCGTTTCAACCGGCAGTATTGCTTTTGTACCGTCGGTGGCGGGATTAATAATGGCTGCTTTTGTCACCGACAAATTACTGGGTTTGGGTGTTTTTCCCGCTGTATGA